In Prosthecodimorpha staleyi, the following are encoded in one genomic region:
- the rpsU gene encoding 30S ribosomal protein S21, whose product MQVLVRDNNVDQALKALKKKMQREGIFREMKLRGHYEKPSEKKARERAEAVRRARKLARKRAQREGLIPGKPAVTPAPGKR is encoded by the coding sequence GTGCAGGTTCTCGTTCGCGACAACAATGTCGACCAGGCTCTGAAGGCGCTGAAGAAGAAGATGCAGCGTGAGGGCATCTTCCGTGAGATGAAGCTCCGCGGCCATTACGAGAAGCCCTCCGAGAAGAAGGCCCGCGAGCGGGCCGAGGCGGTTCGTCGCGCGCGCAAGCTGGCCCGCAAGCGCGCCCAGCGCGAAGGCCTGATCCCCGGCAAGCCGGCCGTCACCCCGGCTCCGGGCAAGCGCTGA